A genomic region of Prionailurus bengalensis isolate Pbe53 chromosome D1, Fcat_Pben_1.1_paternal_pri, whole genome shotgun sequence contains the following coding sequences:
- the LOC122482595 gene encoding olfactory receptor 52D1-like, which translates to MPAFNISDDSLPGTLILTGIPGLEWAHVWIAIPFCAMYLVALVGNAALILVIVTDSALHAPMYLFLCLLSLTDLALSSTTVPKILAILWLHAGEISFGGCLAQMFCVHSIYALESSVLLAMAFDRYVAICNPLRYTTILNHTVIGRIGLASILRSIAVVSPFIFLLKRLPYCGHHIMAHTYCEHMGIARLACANITVNIVYGLTVALLAVGLDSILIAISYGFILHAVFHLPSQDARHKALSTCGSHLGVILVFYIPAFFSFLTHRFGQHRVPKNVHIFLANLYVLVPPVLNPIIYGARTKEIRSRLLRLLHLRRVSV; encoded by the coding sequence ATGCCTGCTTTCAACATCAGTGATGACAGTCTCCCAGGCACACTCATCCTGACGGGCATCCCAGGGCTGGAGTGGGCCCACGTCTGGATCGCCATCCCCTTCTGCGCCATGTATCTTGTAGCGCTGGTTGGGAATGCTGCCCTCATCCTGGTCATTGTGACAGACAGTGCTCTTCATGCACCCATGTACCTCTTCCTGTGCCTTCTTTCGCTCACTGACCTGGCTCTCAGCTCCACCACAGTGCCCAAGATATTAGCCATTTTGTGGCTTCATGCTGGAGAGATTTCCTTTGGTGGATGCCTGGCCCAGATGTTTTGTGTCCATTCTATCTATGCTCTGGAGTCCTCAGTTCTTCTCGCCATGGCCTTTGATCGCTACGTAGCTATATGCAACCCACTGAGATATACAACCATCCTCAACCATACTGTCATAGGCAGAATTGGCCTTGCCAGCATACTCCGTAGTATAGCCGTTGTCTCCCCATTCATCTTCCTGCTGAAGCGACTGCCTTACTGTGGTCACCATATCATGGCCCACACATACTGTGAGCACATGGGCATCGCTCGCCTGGCCTGTGCCAACATCACTGTCAATATTGTCTATGGGCTGACTGTGGCCCTGTTGGCCGTGGGTCTGGATTCCATCCTCATTGCCATTTCCTATGGCTTTATCCTCCATGCTGTCTTCCATCTTCCATCTCAAGATGCCAGGCACAAGGCTCTGAGTACCTGTGGCTCCCACCTGGGGGTCATCCTGGTCTTCTACATTCctgccttcttctccttcctcacccACCGCTTTGGCCAGCACCGAGTCCCCAAGAATGTGCACATTTTTCTGGCCAACCTGTATGTGCTGGTGCCTCCTGTGCTCAACCCGATCATCTATGGGGCTAGGACCAAGGAGATTCGGAGCCGACTTCTGAGACTGCTTCACTTGAGGAGGGTCTCAGTATGA